DNA from Ignavibacteriales bacterium:
ACGAATGATTTACAAAAGAAGCCTGTAATGAACTAAAAATAAAACCAGATGATATAGATCATTACTTCATCACCAGATAAATATTAATTCTATTTGGGAAACTCTTGATAATCTTGAAGTTGAAAGGAAAAAGGCCATACTATTAAGGAAAAGTATGCGTATACTGCTCTGCTTTTGCATACCTATGGCTTTTGATGATGCTAATCAAAAAGGATTGATTAAAAAAGGAGATTTAGTTTTGTTCATTGGTTCCGTGGCAGATTAGCTTGCTTTTTCAATTTTTAAAATGGAATAATAAATTATCAGTTATGGGATATCGCTTCAAAAGAACTTGTATTTGCCGGTTGGATTTCTCGTAATCGCTTACAGCGCAGGGATTTTATTTTTGTAATTCGCGGCGCACTTAAAATAAAAACTTAAGTGATTACGGTTGGTAATGTTGCATTCTCCCCGATTGCTGTAGGATCTGCACTTCTACAGCTTAATGACGAGCGCTACATTTATTATTAATCCAGGTTCATTGCATTTTACGGAATTAGCGGAGTGATTTCTTACGCAATTGTTATGCCTACTGCAGAAATGGTATCATTAGTTTTGACACTTTAATAAAGGATTTCGTAATGATGGTAGAACGTAAAAGCTCTAACTATGGCTCAATGGATGGGAACATGAAGATATAAGAGCAAAGGCTATTCCTTATTCTTTGCTTTCCTTACACTTTCTACATTAATCACTTTTATTGTTTTGATCTATGTTGGATTAACAAAAGTTTTATCCAAAACTTTTAAACGTAAGTGAACTTTCTATCCTAATTGGATTAGTTGTTTTCATATTTGGTTAATGATGTTTGGCGGCGCAAACTCAATGGTTTACAACTAACACAGTACAACGGTAATTATGATTGTTGTTGCATTTATACTCTTGCTTGGTCAGATATCAACATTTTCAAATGGCATTATGGTTTTTTAGATAAGCTGGCAAGCATTGATCCTAAACTCGTTCAAATTACAAATGAAAGTAGTTTTTTATTCCGGGATTATTTCGAAATAATATTCGCTCAAATAGTGATTGAGTTGCAATTGTTTGTCAACCCCATATCATTACTAAATCACTTTTATTAAAAAACTGATAAGGATGTAAATAGATATTTAACAACAGGAATAATTACACAAATGCTGTTCTTTCTGGTTGTTATTGTGGACTTTATGCACGAATGATTTTCCTGATTTAACAGTTAATGGTGCCCCATTAAAAATTAGACGGCGTTGTATCTGCTTACGTTGTTCGTGAGTTTCCTGTTTACATTGGTTTAATAGTAGTAGTAATGGGATTAATCTCGGCAGGAATTTCTACGCTCGAAGGATTAATTCAATCCGTATCTCTACTTCAATAACGGCTGACATTATCAACCCTTTATTCGGAAAATATTTTCCAGATGATGACAAAAGAACTCAGCTGCTACCATTTTAACAAACAGAATTGTAATTATATTTATTGCCATTATCTCAATACTCCTTTCATATGATCAACTTATCAATCCCCAAATTAATTGTGGGCATCTTTGCACAGAACGGTGTTTACGCTTATTTCTCAGCGGCGTTTGTTCCAATTTTATTTGGGATGTTTTAAAACACTTCAAAAGCAGTTGTTATTACAGCCTCATTAGTTGCAATTGTTGTTCACTTTAGTTTTTCTATGGAAACATTAAAGTGCCATTTAGCATTGCAACGGGACAAATCCTGCGTCTCTGCTGCAATGGCAATTTCTGCATCACTAATCGCAGGAGGATTAGTTTATTTCTTTACAAGGAGAAAAACTGATGAATAATTTTCAAATTGACTGGCTTGCTAATTGGGCAAAGTAACACCAAATAAAATGTTCCTTCGTGAACATCAACGGGATGTTCAATGGAATTTTCTTGATTTCAACTTAAGAACAAATGCATTAGCAGAATATTTACTTGATCAATACAAAATTAAAAAGGGTGATCGCATTGCAATTTATTCTAAGAATAAATCTGACATCTGCAATTCTATTTCTAGCTTGCATTAAAATTGGTGCATTGCTCGTTCCATTAAATTTTAGATTGATACCTCGTGAACTTGATTTCTTTAATTAACGATGCAGAACCAAAATTATTTTTTTACGATGAAGAGTTTATAGATCACATACCGAAACTTTCTTCACTTAAAAAAATAAATGTCGTCCATTCTTTAAATGAAATCACAAGATTTTTATTAGAAAATAATGTTAAGTCAGATTTTGTCTCAAAAGAAATATTAACTGAAAATGATTCAGTGATGATTCTTTACACTGCTGGAACAACGGGTCTTTCAAAAGGTGTTATTATAACACATAAAATGTTATTCTGGAATTCCATCAATACAGGATTACGACTTGATCTTCACTCAAGTGATCACACACAGAGTTTTGCACCCTTTTTTACACAGGCGGTTGGAATGTATTATTTACCCCCTTTCTTCATCACGGCGCATCGCATACATTGTTAACACAATTTGATGCTGATTTGATTTTACAATTGATGGAACAAGAAAAAACAACATTGCTCTTTGGTGTTCCAACAATGTTACAAATGATGTCTGATTCACTTACTTTAAAAAAGTTGATTTGTCTAAAGTTAGATATGCAATTGTTGGTGGAGCCCCAATGCCAATCCCACTAATCAACATATGGCATAAAAAGGTATTTATATAAGACAGGGTTTTGGTTTAACAGAAGTCGGCCCGAATTGTTTTCTCTTCATCAGGATGATGCAATTAGAAAAAAGGATCAATCGGGTTTCCAAATTTCTATATCGAGACAAAATTGTAAAAGAAGATGGAGGTGAATGTACTAAAAACGAAGTTGGCGAGCTATGGTTAAAATCTCCAGTTGTTACGCCGGGCTACTGGAAAAATGAAAAGAGACAAATAAGTCGATAACAGATGGCTGGTTTCATACAGGTGATTTAGTAAAACGTGACGCAGAAAATTATTTCTATGTAGTTGATCGTAAAAAGAATATGTACATAAGCGGGGGGTGAAAATGTTTTTACGGCTGAGATTGAATCCTATCTATATACAAATGATAAAATAAAAGAAGTTGCAGTTATTGGTGTTGAAGATCAAAAATGGGGTGAAGTAGGTAAAGCTTATGTTGTTCTAAAAGAAAATTGTACTGCTTCACAAAATGAAATATTAGAATACTGCAAGGGAAATCTTGCAAAGTATAAAATTCCAAAACATATAGACTTTATTGATGAGCTTCCTAAAACCGAAGCGGGAAAAATTGATAAAAAGAAATTAATCCAAAGACACTTAGATTCATTAAATAATAATTAAATTCAATAAAAAAGAGGTTCTTATGAAAAACTTACTAGTTTTATTCCTGTTTGCTAGCCTAACGTTTTTATACTTTGGTTGCAGTAAAAGTGAAGACAATCCTATCGTTACACCACCTGCTGATGATGTAATTGTTAATACCTGGATATCAGAAGGTGCTGGTGTTGCCCCTGGATTGGTTACACTTTTAAAGACTGTAAAAATTACAGCCACTTTTAATTCTAATAATACATATACTGTCATAGCAACAGATAGCACTGGTGCTCAAGTAACTTATTCAGGATCATATTCTGTATCGGAAAATACCGGGACAACTATTCGCTCAATTACTTTAAATCAAACAGTTCCAACTTCTGTTACATCACAGGAATTTATCAAGTTGATTCCAAGGGAATGATGAAGTATGAGGTTATCCAAACTACTCCCGCAATCACAGGCTTTACGGCCCCAGTTGCTTCAGAAGGATTTGGAAGCACCAAATATTTAGGCACTCCATTAGGAGCCACTTATATTCAGGGATTGTACCAACTAATCCAACTATTGAGCTATTATTAGGAAACTGGTTATCAGATGGTAATAATGTCGCTCTTGGTCTCAAGTTAACTTTGAAGACTAAAAACATAACTGCCACATTTAATGCAAATAATACTTATACTGTAGTGGCAACTGACAGCAGTAACGCTACCGTTACATACTCTGGTACATATTCTACAACTGCTAATTCAAATACTTCAATAAGAAATATTACTTTAAATCAAACAGTTCCTACCTCTGTAACATCAACAGGAATTTACCGTGTTACAACGAATGATCTTAAATATGAAGTAATCCAGACCAATCCGGCTATAGCAGGATTTTCAGCTCCAACAGCATCAGAGGGATTTGGAAGTACAAAGTACAATGGTTCACCATTAGGAATAATGTGGATCCAAACATTTATTTATCAATAAAATTTTACCTGACGGCGGACTATTCCGCCGTCTTTTTATGACTATTAATCATTGGAGGTTAACCAATGAAAAACATTTTACTATTTCAGTTTGTGTTATTTCTATTGATCGGAAGTCTTTTGCTCAGGATGATAATAGACTAAAAGATCCTGCACCAAAAGAATTTCAATTTATAGGCTACTCCTTTACAAGAGCAACAGGTTCAAATGTTACTCCCACAAATGATATTTTGCAGGGACAAGTAATTGGAAGATTATTCGGTCAAAATTCTACCAACACAATTCCTCAAACATCCGTTTATGCAGAACAAAGATTTGTTCTTACTTTGTTTACAAACCTTCTATATTAGATGGTTTTGCTACATTCAGGGGATTATTTAAGATTGATTATACCTGGGGCGATCAGGCTTATGGTGTAGGAAACAATCGTGGCGGTGCAATTAATGGTGGCCAGGTAAACTTGCAAACATTACTTGCAAATGTGGATTTAAGACCTGAAAATTCTGATTGGAATGTTGTTTTAGGGATGCAGCGTTTGTTTGATAACGTTCGTGATCCTAATGTTAACACACTTCAAACTGCGCAAACCAGCGGATATAAACTTTCCTTCTGGGGCACTCAAGCAGTTGGTGCAAGTTTGTTTTACGATCTATCGCCGGTTACAAAAAGTAGATTTAGTTATTTCCAATTGTGGGAAAATGAAATAAGCAAAGACGATGATGTGACTCTGTGGATGTTTGATGTTGAATCAAGAGTACAGCCTTTGTTAGAAGTTGGTGGCAGCTTATGGTACGTTTGGGATAGGGGTAAAAATGCGGGCGGTATTTCAGTGCTTGGCCAGGGATTAACAAGCGCACTGGCAGATTATAATGGGGCTACTAGAATTAGATTTGCCGGAACTAATCAAAAATATCAGGCTGATCTTGGATGGATTGGCGGCAGAGCTGCTTATAACAGAGATTTTCTTGCCGGAAGAATTTGGGCTGATGCGTTCGTTATAGCTAATGTTGGTATAATTGATACGGTAGGTACATCAATTAATAAAGCTGCGGATGTTTTTGGTGTAACTGCCAATTTTAGTGCAAGTTATAAGTATGGACAGACTGCAAACGACAAAATTTCACTCGAAGCTTTATACACCTCAGGAGATGATAACGGTGTTAGCGACGGGACAGTAACAAGTGTAATAACTGGAAATGTATATGGTTCACCTGTTGGAATATATAGTTCTCATAGAGCGCCAATACTTTTCCCTGATGCCCAAGTTGTTAATAGATATTATTCTGTTGTTCATGATATTTCTAACATGGGTCTTGGAGTTACAGCTGCTTTCTTAAATTTATATAAAGACTTTATTCCAAATAAATTCAGTGGTAAACTGGGTATAGCCTCAGCTTTATCAAACGTAACTCCTGCAGGTGGTGATTCATATATGGGTACTGAGGTTAATGTTGAATTTAAATACAATTTAAAAGTTTTCTTAACACTTGGTGTTAGTGCTGGTTACTGTGCGCTTGGTGATTTTTTTAATGCACCTTCAGTCACTTACTCAAATACTCGCCCTAAAGATCCATGGGTGTTTTTTACAACGCTTAGCTGGCTAATGTTTTAAGAGGAGGCGCAATATGAAAAAATCTTTGTATCTAATCAGTATGTTCAGTATGCTTTTATTAGTAGGATGCTCAGGTGGATATCTTTATTGGGATAAACCAGCGTTAGAGTTTTCTGATATTGATTACGGTTATCAAATAAAAACTGTATTAAATAATCCTAAAATATCTTACATCGATCAAGGCAATGGAGATAAAACTATTATACTTGTTCATGGACTTGCCAGTAATGCAGGATTTTGGAGATATAACATTCCTGAACTTGCAAAATACTATAGAGTAATTGCTGTAGATCTTCCAGGTTACGGAAAATCAGAAAAGGGAGATTATTCTTATTCAATGTCATTCTATGCAGATCAAATTAAAAATCTCATTGATGAGTTAAAACTTAAAATGTTGTTTATGTTGGTCATTCTATGGGTGGGCAAATTGGAATTAAACTTGCGATAAAATATCCAACTTTACTTAGTAAATTAATTCTTGCATCACCTGCTGGGTTTGAAGAATTCCAGAGAGGCGAAGGTGATTGGTTAAGAAGTGTAATGACAATTAAAGGTGTAAAATCCACAACCGAAGAAGGAATTAGAAGAAATTTATCTATGAATTTCTACAGTTGGGGTGACAAATGGGAGTGGATGGTAGAGGAAAGAGTTCGAATGAGAAAAGCATCGGATTTTGATGAGTTCTGCTACACCGTTGTACGTTGTGTAAATGGAATGCTAGATGAACCAACATTCGATAAACTTAGTTTAATCAAGACTCCAACATTGGTGATTTATGGAAAGTATGATGGATTGATTCCTAATCCATATTTAAATCCCGGTTTTACATCTGATGTTTTTGAAAAAGGTGCTGAAGATATCAAAGACGTTAAACTTGTTGAGTTAGATGAAGCAGGTCATATGATACAAATCGAAAAACCTGATGAATTTAACAAGACAGTTTTAGATTTTCTGAAATAGTTTACATTTAGATGCTTCCTTTGAATTAAGGAAGCATCACTTACAGATATGAACAGTATATTCTATCAAATCAAATATCCTTACTCTGAAAAATTTATAAAAGTAAAAGATTACGAAATCGCCTATATCGATGAAGGTAATTCTGAAAATATTCTACTTTTTATTCACGGACTCGGTAGTTATTTAAAAGCGTGGGATAGAAATATTCCTGAATTAAAAAAACATTTCAGATGTATTGCTTTGGATTTGCCTGGGTATGGAAAATCGAGTAAACAAGTTCATTCCGGTAAAGTTAGTTTTTACACAGAAATGCTTAAAGAATTCATTTCAAAACTCCGATTAAAAAATGTTTCTCTTGTCGGTCATTCTATGGGTGGGCAAATCGCTGCTTCATATGTTATTTCGTTTCCAGATGAAATTAAAAGGCTTATTCTGGTTGCACCGGCAGGTTTTGAAACTTTTAATAGTGATGAAATCGAATTATTAAAGAAGATCATTTCACCTGAGATTTTATTCAAAACTTCAGATAATCAGGTAAGATTAAATTATCAAATGAATTTTTTTAAAATGCCAGTAGAAGCAGAAGAAATGATTTCAGACAGAATAGCAATTAAAGATGATGAGGAATTTTTTAATCACTGTTCTGTAGTGTCAAATTCCTTGTTTGGATTATT
Protein-coding regions in this window:
- a CDS encoding alpha/beta fold hydrolase gives rise to the protein MKKSLYLISMFSMLLLVGCSGGYLYWDKPALEFSDIDYGYQIKTVLNNPKISYIDQGNGDKTIILVHGLASNAGFWRYNIPELAKYYRVIAVDLPGYGKSEKGDYSYSMSFYADQIKNLIDELKLKMLFMLVILWVGKLELNLR
- a CDS encoding alpha/beta hydrolase is translated as MGGQIGIKLAIKYPTLLSKLILASPAGFEEFQRGEGDWLRSVMTIKGVKSTTEEGIRRNLSMNFYSWGDKWEWMVEERVRMRKASDFDEFCYTVVRCVNGMLDEPTFDKLSLIKTPTLVIYGKYDGLIPNPYLNPGFTSDVFEKGAEDIKDVKLVELDEAGHMIQIEKPDEFNKTVLDFLK
- a CDS encoding alpha/beta hydrolase; translation: MNSIFYQIKYPYSEKFIKVKDYEIAYIDEGNSENILLFIHGLGSYLKAWDRNIPELKKHFRCIALDLPGYGKSSKQVHSGKVSFYTEMLKEFISKLRLKNVSLVGHSMGGQIAASYVISFPDEIKRLILVAPAGFETFNSDEIELLKKIISPEILFKTSDNQVRLNYQMNFFKMPVEAEEMISDRIAIKDDEEFFNHCSVVSNSLFGLLKAPVFERLNEINIPTLVLFGKNDLLIPNKSIHQTTTEEIALIGSSQIKDNKLLLLNDCGHFFAV